The DNA sequence GCGCGTTCGCGGTGACCACGAACAGCCGGGGCGTGCCGGCCTCCCGTGCCGCCAACGCCTTGATCAGCCGCAGCACCGGGAAGGCGCCGAGCTGAGCACTCCATTGGCCGGACATGTCCAGCGGCCAGCAGTCGACGATGCCGGTCAGGTCACCGTGGCGGTCGAGGTGGGTGTCCACCAGCATCCGAATCTGTTCTGCTGATTCGGGATCGACCAGATATCCGGCTTCGGTGCCGGTGAGCACGGGAACGTCGCGATGCTCGACGGTGTGCACCCGGTGCCCGCGGCCGCGTAGGTCGGCCGCCACCGCGGCCCCCATCCCCGTCTCGTCGGACAGCACCAGCCACGACTGCTCGTCCGGCTGCGGCGCCGGCGCGGCGGCCGGCTCCCGGTCGGGCCGTTCGCACCACTGCACGCGGTAGAGGCCCTTGTCGATGCGGTCGGCGGACATCCGCGAGGACGCACTCAACGACTGCACCGTGAAGCCGTCGAGAACCGCCAGGACCTCCCCGCCGTGACCGACGACGGTCAGGTCGCACTCGACCTGTTCGCGGGTCGCCGACGTCACCCGGGCGTGCACGGTCATGTGCGTCTCGGGGCGCCCGTAGACCGCGCAGTGCCGAATCCGTGTCGGCAGGTAGGCGTCCTGGGTCGGCCCATCCCCGAGAAGCGGTGCGCCGAAAAGGGTCTGGAACGCACCGTCGATGAGCGCGGGATGGAACCGGTACTGGTCGAGTTCGGCGGTGACAGCGTCGGGGATGGCGATCTCGGCGACCACCCAGTCCTCTCCGGCTGTCACGCCGCGCACTGTCCGGAACGCGTCACCGTAGTCGAAACCGATCTCGCGGGTACGGGCGTAGAACTCGTCCCCGTCGGTCGTGGTCACCGGTTCGGCGCCCTCACGGAGGGGGGCGCCGCGCGGGCGCGGCCGCAGCATCGTGAGTTCGGCGGTCGCCGTGATCGTCCACTTCAGGTCACCGTCGGCGCTGACGGTGAACGACGCGAACTCGACCGTGCCCGCGTCCTCGTTGAGGGTGGTGCGCAGGATCGGGTCACAGCTGTCGTCGAGGATCACCGCGCGGCGCAGCTGCAGATTGTCGACGCTGTGCGCCGACCCGTAGGCCTCCTCCGCAGCCGCGAGGGCCATCTCGACGTAGACCGCACCGGGCACGACGACACTGCCCTGCACCCGGTGGTCGGCCAGGAACCCGTTGAGAACCACGCTGATCTCGGCTTCCCAGGTCGGATGCACCCCGCTCACCGGTTGTCCCAGCAGCGGGTGCACCGGGCGGTAGAACAGCGACTCCGTGGCCTCCTGCGTCTCGTTCCAGTACCGCTTGGTCTGCCAGGGGTACGACGGGAGCTTGACCAGTCGCCCTGCCCCGTCGGGGTACAGTGCGTCCCAGGCGATGTCGTGGCCGGCGCAGTGCAGGGCGCCGACGCAGCTCAGCAGCGTGCGGACGTCGTCCTCGTCGCGACGCTGCGTCGGGGCCACCGAGACACGTTGGGCACCGGCTGTTTCGAAGATCGAGGCGGCCAGCACCGGGTGCGGCGCCAACTCGACGAAGTGCGTGTAACCGTCTTCGAGCATACGTTTCATCGCCGGCTCGAAAAGCACGGTGGCGCGGGTGTTCTGCCACCAGTACGCCGCGCCCGCGTCGTAGCCGTCCAGCAGTTCACCGGTGACGGTGGAGTACAGCGGCAGGGCGGCGTCCTTCGACGACAGGCCGTCGAAGGCATTCAACAGCTCGTCCTTCACGGTCTCCATGTAGTGCGTGTGGTAGGGCACCTTGACCGACAGGTAGCGGTGGAACACCTCGGCGTCGCCGAGCTGGCGGGCGATGTCGTCCAACACCTCGGCGTCGCCGGCCAGCGTCACCGCCGACGGGCTGTTGATCGCGGCCACCGACACTCGCCGGCCGAACTCGGTGACCGCGTCCGCGTCGAGGGTGCGCAGCAGCGTGTCGGCGTCGAGTCCGACGGCGAGCATGCGGCCCAGGCCGGTGGTGCGCTGCTGCAGTCGGCTGCGGTGGTAGATCACCTGGACCGCCTGCTCGAACGTGAGCAGGCCGGCCAGGTGGTGGGCAGCGACTTCCCCGGCACTGTGCCCGATCACGGCGTCCGGGCGGAGGCCGAACTGGGCGAGCTGCTCGGCCAGGGCCAGTTGTACGGCGAAGTTCGCCGGCTGCGCGAACTCGGTTTCCCCCAACCGCGAGCTGGCCTCGTCGCGGAGCAGTTCGTCGATGAGGGACCAGTCCGCGTACTGAGAGAGCTCCCGGTCGCAGCGTTCGATCGCGTCGGTGAAGGCGGGCAGCGCGCCGATCAGTCCGCGGCACATCCGCCACCACTGCGGACCCATGCCCGAACAGACGAACGCCAGTTTCGGCGCGCTGGTACCGATTCGGCCCGCGGAGATCTCCCCGCCCTCGGCGAGGGCGCGCAGTTGGTCTCGGGCGTCGGCGACGCTGTCGACGATCAGTGTCTGCCGGTGGTTCAGGTGTGCTCGGCGGCGGCTGAGGGTGTGACCGAGGTCTGTCAACGCGATGTCGGGGTGGGTGCTCAGGTGCTCGGCCAGTCGGCCGGCCGTCGCGACAAGCGCTTCGTCGCTGCGCGCCGAGATCGGCAGGACGGTCGGCAGTGCGTGCGAACGCTGGCCGGACAGAACATGGGGCGTAGGGGGTTCGGCGAGTACGACGTGGGCGTTGGTGCCGCCGAAGCCGAACGAGTTGACCCCCGCAATCCGGCGCTCGACGTCGGGAAACGGTCGACCGTGTCCCGCGACGTCGAGCTTGAGCTCGGTCAGCGACACATGCCTGGCCGGGGTCTGCAGGTGCAGGTTCGCCGGGATGTAGCCGTGCCTGACCACGAGCGCGGCCTTGATCAGACCGGCTACGCCGGCCCCGGCTTCGAGGTGGCCGATGTTGGTCTTGACCGAACCGATCACCAAGGGGCGCTCGGCTGGGCGGCCGGCGGCCAGGACGCTCGCCAGCGCCCTCATCTCGATCGGGTCACCGACCGGTGTTCCGGTGCCATGGGCCTCCACGTAGCCGACCTGAGTGGGCCGGATTCCCGCGCGGTGCAGGGCGGTTCGGATCGCGGCGCCCTGGGCGTCCTCCCGCGGCACGGTGATGCCGTCGGTGTGCCCGTCCTGCGACACGGCTGAACCGAGGATCTGCGCGTAGATCTCGTCGTCGTCGCGCAGCGCCTGGTGCAGCGGTTTGAGGACCACGACCGCGCCGCCCTCGCCGCGCGCGTAACCGTCGGCGGAGTCGTCGAAGGCCTTGGATCGTCCTTCGGGGCTGAGGAACCCACTCTTGGATTCCGCGATGGCGGTGTTGGGGCCGATCATGACGTTGACGCCGCCGGCGAGCGCGACCTCACATTCACCGTTCCAGATGCTCTGGGCCGCAAGGTGAACGGCGACCAGCGAGGACGAGCACGCCGTATCGATCGTCATGCTGGGGCCGCGGAAGTCGAAGGCGTGCGAGATGCGGTTCGCCAGCATGGTCATCATCATCCCGGTGGCGGAATGCGACTTGAATCGGTACCGGCTGGTGAAGCCCTGGTTCTGCAGGAGCTGGTAGTCGAGCGTGAAACCCCCGACGAACACCCCGACGTCGGTGCCGGCCAGTGTGTCGGCGGGGATTCCGCTGTCTTCCAACGCCTCCCAGGTGGCCTGCAGCAGCAGGCGTTGTTGCGGGTCGAGGGAGTGCGCCTCGCGCGGCGAGATTCCGAAGAACTGGGGGTCGAATTGGTCGATCTCGCTGAGGAAACCGCCTCGGCGGGTGACGATCTTGCCGGCCTTGCCCGGGCTGGGATCGTGATAGCGGGCTCCGTGCCATCGCGTTTCGGGAACGGTCCGGGTGGCGTCGACTTCGCTGCACAGCAGATTCCAGAAGCTCTCCGCTGACTCGCCGCCACCCGGGAAGCGGCATCCGATACCGACGATCGCCAACGGCTCGCCGCCGCCGCGCTCAGCGCGCATGTTCATCCCTGACCCTCACCAATCACACGTCTCGACGAAGCCGCGGTCAAGTCGCCTGCAGCGCCGGTGAGGCGGTCACGATCCAGTCGGGGCTGACCGGACGAGTCTTCTGTTCGTGGCGGTAGATCGACCGCATCTCCCGGATCAGCGGGTCGCGCTGCCACGCCTGCACCTGATGCATGACACTGTCCTCACCGAACGCCGACGCCTTGTCTGCGAGCACCGTCTCGAACAGCTGGCCGGCCAGCTGGCGCAGCAACTGCGCATTCGTGTCGAACTGGTCGGCGAAGTCGGCAGCCGGGGCGATCATCGCGACGTGCAGCCATGCCATGAAGTTCAGTGGTTCGTACAGGTCGACGAAGGGTACCGGCGAGGTGTCGTCCTCTACGGCCGCCCACTCCCGGAAGAACTGTTGCACCCGGTTGCTCAGTGCGATCAAGCCGTCCAGCGCAGGGACGAAGTCGGGATCGTCGGCGATGCGGACGAACCGCCCGTTGATGTAGAGCAGTCCGATGAACCCCCAGTAGAACGCGACGTCCCAGACGATCTTGGCCGCCATCACCGTGGGAGTCCCCATCAGCGTGTACTGGTCTTGATAGATGGCCAGCCACATGTCGGTCAGCGACCGGAACAGCGTGTCACTGATCTGTGCGCGAACGGTGATGTCCTCGCCGTCGAGGTCGCGGGTGATCATGTCGGTGATGAGGCCGTTGCCGATCGCGACGAGGTCCAGGCCCGACGAGTACAGCGGATCCAGGAAGATCCCCGCGTCGCCGGTCAGGCACCACCGGTGCCGCCCGTCGAACACCCTGGACACGCCGTGGCTGTACTTCTTCATGACCCGGAAGTCGCGGATCTCGTCGTCGTGCTGGGCCAGAACGGCTGCACACTGCGGCTCGTGCTCGGCCAGCCACGCCCGCGCCTTCTCGAGTGTGTTGAACTGGTCGAAGGCGTGGAACGCCGGGTCGGCCACGATGCCGACACTCGTCGCGCCGGAGGCGAGACGAATGAGCCACACCCAGTACCCCTCACCCATCAGATGGTTGGTGGACATGGCGCGCTCGCCCTCCGCCAGGCGGCTGTGCCAGCGCGGATCGTCGCTCCAGGCACCGACGTCGATCTCCGTCGCCACCCGGAACCACGCTGCGTTGCAATGATGTTCGTTGGTACGTCGGAGTTCGAGCTGGCGAGGCAGCACGCGGTTGCGCCCCGACGCGTCGACCACCCAGCGCGCCGTCGTCTCCGAGGTCACGTCGCCCTGTTGGACGGACACGGTGTGCAGTCCCCCCTCGGGCCCGAGGTCCACCGTGCGCACGCGACCGTGCACGATGTCGACGCCCTCGGCGACGCAGCGGCGATACAGTTCGTTTTCCAGTCTGCCGCGGTCGATTTGATAGGTGACCTGCGGCACGAAGACCGAGCCACCGACTTCCATTCGCTGCGAGATGTCGGTGTTTCCGTTGTGCGAAAAAAACATCCGCAGGCCCATCTTACGAATGTGTGACGTGTTCAGGTGTTCGGCCAGATCCAGCCGCTCGCGCAGGTAATGCGCAGACACCTCGACCGTGGACTCGCCCACGGTGTGGGTGACCTCCGGCACCGGATGGGGGGTCGGCTCGATGAGCAGAACACTGGTTTCGGGCCGCTCGCGGCGCACGTCCAGCGCGAGGGTCAGCGCCGCCGCGCCACCCCCCACGATGAGCACATCGTGGCTGCTCACAGGCGCGTCGTCGCGCGACAGCTGGCTCCTGATGCGTCGGGCCAGAGCCTCTCGTGCTGTCGGGTCGAGTTGCGAAAGCTGCGCTCGCACGTCCACTCGTATGCCTTTCCGAGAGGGGTCACAACGGTGGCAACGTTACACGCGGTGACGGCCCCGTCAGCGAGGAAAAGGACGACAGCAGCCAGCAGCGCCCCGGCCGGCAGGGGCCGACTCCGACTCGTCTCGCCCACGACGGTGCCCGCAGAATTCGGCCACCCATCCCCCGCCATTCTCGTGGGGCCGAGAACGGCAGGGACAACTGCTGCGCTGCTTGTTGTTTCATGGCAGTGTGTTTCTCACGCCAAGTCTGCGCGGTGCCCGGCGTCGGACACGTCCCCGTAGGCTGATGAACCGATGACGACACGTACCCACGCGGCCGGCCGGGTCGCCGTTCTCTTTCGCTACCCGGTCAAATCGATGTTGGGCGAGACGTGCGCGACGGTCGAGGTGACGCCGCTGGGGGTCGGCGGCGATCGCCGCTACGCGTTCATCGACAACCGATCGGGACGAGTGGCCACCGCCAAGAACCCCCGGCTGTGGCGCGGGCTTCTCCAGTGCTCGGCCGCTACCGGGCCCGGCGGAGTGACGGTCACGCTTCCGGCCGCCCGACCGGTGCCGATCGCCGAGGCCGCCGCGCCGCTGTCGGAATTGCTCGGCCGTCCCGTCCACCTCGCCGAGGAGCGTGCCGCCGGCGCGGTGGTGGAGCGCTCCGACCCGGTCGACGTACTCGCCCACGGCCTCGACGCCGACATCGAAGCCGAACTTCTGGAGATCGCCGAGGGCACTCCGGGCGGCGCGTTCGTCGATCATTCACCGGTGCACCTGGTGACCACCGCGACTCTCGACGCCGTGGGCTTGGGGACGGCCGAGGCGTTGCGTTACCGACCCAACATCGTGATCGAGACACCGCCCGGCTGCCCGCCCTTCATCGAGAACGACTGGGTCGGCCACACCATCGGCTTCGGGCCCGACGGCATCGAACTACGCGCCACGCTGCCCACACCCCGGTGCTCGGTGCCCACGTTGCAGCACGGCGAGGTGGGTCGCTCACCCCATTCCGTCCGCTACCTTCTCGAGCACAATCGTGTCGAGGCAGCAGGTTTCGGTGTACTGCCGTGCGCGGGTCTCTACGCCGAAGTCCTCACTGGCGGCGTGCTCCGCGCTGGTGACGCCGTCTGGATCGGTTGACGCCGCCGTTCCGTTCCTCCCGAGCACAGACAGGATTCGACGACCATGGCTCCTCACGCCGTCATCTCGGGTGCCGGCATCGCCGGTCCAGCGCTGGCCCACGAGCTCGGCGCCCGCGGGTGGAACACCACCGTGGTCGAGCGTTACCCCGCCCGACGCGACGAGGGGCAGAATGTCGATGTCCGCGGTGCCGCGCGCGAAGTGGCCCGGCGGATGGGAATCGACGATGCGATCCGCGCGGCGAACACCGGCGAGATCGGCACCCGCTTCGTCAAGTCCGACGGCACCGCGGCGGCCTCGTTTCCCGTCACGTCCCGCGGCGAAAACGACGGTCCCACCGCCGAACTGGAGATTCTGCGGGGAGAGTTGTCCCGCATCCTCGTCGAACGGACCACCGCCGACACCGACTACCGCTTCGACACCCAGATCACCGCGGTCGACGACCGTGGGGATCGCGTCGACGTGGCGCTGAGCGACGGCACGTCCGTCGACGCCGACCTGCTGGTGATCGCGGAGGGGTTGCATTCGCGATCGCGTCGTTTCGTCACCCCGGTCGAGGTGAACGACCTGGGCATGTACTTCGCCTACGCCACCGTGGCCCGTAGCGAGCACGACGACCTGTGGTGGAACTGGCAGCACGCGACCGGTTCGCGGTCGGTACATCTGCGCCCTGACAATCTCGGCACCACCCGCGCGATCCTGACCTTCCTCTCCGATGTCCGCGGTTTCGAAGATCTCGACCGCGCCGGGCAACTCACCATCCTGCGCCGCACGTTCGCCGACGTCGGCGGAGCGGCGCAGCGGGTGCTCGCCGAACTCGACAACGGGGCGCCGATGTACTTCTCGGTCGCCGGGCAGCTCCGCAGCCCGACGTGGAGCAAGGGCCGCGTCGCTCTGCTGGGGGACGCCGCGTTCTGCAACGCCACGTTCGGCGGGGCGGGGACCAGCCTGGCCCTCATCGGCGCCTACATTCTCGCCGGTGAGCTGAGCACCGCCGACGACACAATCGCGGCACTGCAGAGCTATCAACACCGTATGCGGCCCTTCACCGCCGCTGCTCCACGGGTCCGAGCCGAGGTGCTGCGCCTGGCCAACCCCCGCACCCGGGCAGGTATCCGGTTGTTGCACAGCGCGGTCGGGGTCGCAGCAGGTCCGGTCGGCAAAGCGGTGAGTGCGGTGACCGGAAGAGGGTTGGCCGCCATCGGCGGCGACACGTTGCCGCTGCCCGACTATCCCGACGCGACGCGGCCGCGACCGTAGGCGGCCTCGAAGATCGGTGAGGCCATCAGGGTGGTGACGATCGCCACCAGCACCAGCATCGTGAACAGCGTCGGGGTGATGATGCCCGCTTCCAGCCCGATGTTGAGCAGGATGAGTTCGATCAGGCCGCGGGCGTTCATCAGCGCGCCGAGGGCTACCGCCTCCCGTGCCGGTACTTTGCTCAACCGCGCCGCTGCCGCGCAGGCGACGCCCTTGCCGGCGATGGCGACCACCAGCAGTCCGAGGGTCACCGCCCACAGCGTCGGGGTGTTCACCAAACCGATCTCGGTGTTCAGTCCGGAGTAGACGAAGAACAACGGCAGCAGCAGTGCCGTCGTCAACGGTTCGATCCTGTCGGTGAGGCGACGTGCGAAGTGACCCGACGGCATGGCGACGCCGAGAACGAATGCCCCGAAGATGGCGTAGATGCCGATCGTGTCGGTGATCCAGGCACACGCCATGAGCAGGATCAGCACCGTACTGAGAACCGGCGCCCCGATCGTCTCCTGTCCGGACGGTCGGTCCAGTCGGCGCAGCACGCGCCGCCCGGCGGTCAGCAGCACCACCGCGTAGGCGAGACCGCCGACGATGGCGACGACCGCCGTCGCCGGTGTTCCCCCGTGGGCGGCGAGGACGACGGCCAGGATGCACCACGAGATGGCGTCGGTGGTTGCGCCGCAGGCCAGGGCCAGGCTTCCCAGAGTCGTTCCGGACAGACCCTTTTCGAAGATGATCCGGGCGAGCATCGGGAACGCGGTGATCGCGATCGAGGCGCCCAGGAACAGCATCGCCATGGCGGGGCTGACGTCGGCACCGAAGTAGCCACCGTGGTTCAGCAGCGGCACCGCAGCGATGGCACCGAGCGCCAGCGGTGCCAGCGTGCCCGCCGCGGACACCGCCGCGGCGGTACCGGCCCGCTGCCGGATGTGGTCGACGTCGAAGTTGAGCCCGATGACGAACATGTAGAGGACGAGCCCGATCTGGGCCGTGGTGTAGAGGACCACGTTCGTCGGACCCGGCGGAAACAGCGCGTCCTGGACCTCCGGCCAGAGACGACCCAGTAGAGACGGCCCCAGCACCACACCCGCGATCATCTCGCCGATGACCGGTGGCTGGCCCAGTCGCTGCGCGAACAGGCCGGCGAGGCGGCATGCCAGCAGGATGACGGCCAACTGCAGGAAGAACTGGATCGCGGTCTCTGCGGGCACGTCACAATCTAGCCCGTCCCTGCCCGCCCTTGACCGCAGTGTCACTTAGTGACAGAGTGGATGTCACTAAGTGACAGGAGGTGAATCGAGGTGTCCACACCAACCGCGCCCACAGCCGACAGCGACAAGCAGGCCCAGGCCCGGTTGGAAGTGTCCCGGCACGCCTGCGCGCTGTTCTGGGAGCGCGGCTTCGCCGGCACCAGCGGAGACGACATCGCCGCAGCCGCCGGGCTTTCCACGCGCACCGTCTGGCGGTACTTCCGTAGCAAGGAGAGTTGCGTCGAGCCGGTGCTCGCCCAGTCGGCACACCGGTTCATCGAGCTGGCATGGCAGTGGCCCCCCGAACTGTCGCTGGCCGAGCACATGGCAGCCCACATGGCCGCGCACCCGCTGACCGCGCAGCAGATCGCCGACGAGGTCAGCGCTCTGCGCATCGCGACGATGTCGACGTCCGATCCCGCGTTGCGCACCGCGTATCTGATGGTGCACGACGAGATGGAACGTGCCTTCGTGCCCGTCCTCGCACGCCGGCTCGGGCTACCGGAGGACCACCTGACCGCACGGCTGTGCGCAGCGGCCGTCACGGGTGCCTTCCGGGTCATCGACGAAGACGTCGGGCACCGGGCGATCATCAAAAAAGAGAAGGTCACCCAGGAAGAAGCCCTGGCGCTGATCGATCTCGCCATCCGGGACGCCACCAACGGCCGCGTCGGCGGCCCCGTGTCGCCCTGACATCCACTGTCGAAACAGCCTGTACCACAACATATAACGGCACGCATCCACCCGTCGAGTCGTCACCACCTCGACGGCGTACCCCCGTGCGCCGTCACACCCGGAAAGGATTCTCATGGCATTGCCCGCACTGATTCCCGTCGAGGACTTCTTCAAGCCACCGACCCGTGCCGCCGCGACGCTGTCGCCCGACGGCACGAAGCTGGCATTCCTCGCCCCCTGGCAGAACCGTCTCAACGTGTGGATCGAGGACCTCGACTCCTCTGAATCCCCCGCTGAGCCGCGATGTGTGACCACCGACGCCAACCGCAGCGTCTTCCACTACGAGTGGACCGACGATCCACGGTGGCTGATCTACCTGCAGGACACCAACGGTGACGAGAACTGGCATGTCTTCCGCGTCGACCTGGACGACCCCGGGGCCGCCGCCGTCGACCTCACCCCGTTCCCCGGCGCGATGGCGCTACCCGTCCGCGAGGTCAAAGACGGCAAGACCGGCGTGATGGTGAACAACCGGGAACCGACATTGCTCGACCTGCACGAACTCGACATCGTCACAGGCGAACTGACGCTGATCGCCGAGAACCCGGGCCAGGTCAACAACTGGCTGAACAACGACAAGGGTGACGTTCTCGCCACGTCGCTGACGCCGGAAGGACATCTCGAACTGTCCCGTTGGGACGGCGAGAGACTGTCACATGTAGCAACGTTCGACGGCAGCGACTACCCGGTGGGAATCGACCCGATGGTCATCACGCCCGAGGGCACCGGCGTGTGGATGGGCTCCAACCGCGACACCGACCGGACCCGGCTCGTGCACGTCGACCTGACCACGGGTGAGGAAACCGAGGTCGACAGTCACCCCGAGTTCGACGTCGACCCACGGTCGACCGTCAGCCCGATGATGCCCGCACCTCTCATCCAGCACCGGCGTACCGGCGCGCTGCTCGCGGTGCGCTACCTCGGTGAGCGGCAGGTGATTCGCCCGCTCGATCCGGACTTCGCCGAGGTGCTGGCCAGGCTCGAGGCACTGTCGGTGGGAGACATCACCCGACTCTCGTCGGATGAGGCCGGCCGACGCTGGGTGGTCGGATTCAACGACGACCGTGATCCCGGCGCCACCTACCTCTACGACCACAGCAGCGGCCAGAGCAGGTTGCTGTACCGGCCGCTCCCCCACCTGGCACCGGAGTCCATGGCGCCGATGCGCCCGGTCACCATCCCGTCGCGGGACGGTCTGGCACTGCATTCCTACCTGACATTGCCGGTCGGCGTCGAGCCCGACAAACTTCCGTTGGTGCTGGTGGTCCACGGTGGCCCCTGGTACCGCGACAGCTGGGGCTTCGACGCCGGAGTGCAGATGCTGGCCAACCGCGGTTATGCGGTGCTGCAGGTGAACTTCCGCGGGTCCACCGGATACGGGAAGGCATTCCTCAAAGCCGCGATCGGAGAGTTCGCCGGCAAGATGCACGACGACCTGATCGACGGCGTCAACTGGGCTGTGGAGCAGGGCTACGCCGACCCGGACCGCGTGGCAATCTTCGGCGGATCCTACGGCGGCTACGCCACCTTGGTCGGCGTCACCGTCACCCCCGACGTTTTCGCCGCCGCCATCGACTACGTCGGTATCTCCGATCTGGCCAACTTCATGCGGACGTTGCCCCCGATCGCGCGGCCTCATCTGGCCAACAACTGGCATGCCTATGTCGGGGATCCCGACGATCCCGATCAGCTGGCCGACATGCGAAAGCGTTCACCGATCACCATGGTCGACCAGATCCGCACCCCGCTGCTGGTGATCCAGGGCGCCAACGATGTTCGCGTCGTCCAGGCAGAGTCCGACAACCTGGTCAACGCGCTGCGCGACCGCGGCGTCGAGGTCGACTACCTGGTACAGAGCACCGAGGGGCACGGCGCGGTCAACCCGGAGACGGTGATCGAGATGTATCAGAAGGTCTCGGAGTTCCTCGCCCACCACCTGGGTGGCCGAGCATGACCGAAGCCCAGACGAAACCCAGCTTGCTCACCCAGATGGGTGGCGTATCGGGGATGGTGTACGCGGGTCTGCCGAGCGTCGTCTTCGTGGTCGCCAACGCGGCGGCCGATCTGCGCGCGGCTGTCATGCTCGGGGTGGGCGCCGGCGCAGGCATCGCCGGACTACGCCTGCTGCGACGAGAACCGCTGCAACCCGCGTTGTCGGGTCTGCTCGGCGTGGCGGTCGGCGCGGTCATCGCCTACCGGACCGGCGACGCCAAGGACTTCTTCGTCGTCGGCATCTGGGCGAGTCTGCTTCTGGCGCTGGTGTTCCTGGCATCGATCCTGGTGCGTCGGCCGCTGGTCGGTGTCATCTGGAGTGCACTCAGCGGCAGCAAGCAGACGTGGCGCACCGATCGCACCGCCTTGATCGGCTACGACATCGCCACGCTCGCGGTCACAGCGGTGTTCGCGGCCCGGTTCGTCGTCCAGAACTGGCTCTACAGTGTCGACGCAACCGGCTGGCTGGCCTTCGCCCGGATCGCCATGGGCTACCCGCTGATGGGGGTCGCTCTGGTGGTGGTCGTCTGGGCCGTCCGCAGATCCGGGCGACGCGGCGCGGCCCACCCCGCGGACGCCTGAGCCAATCAGCCGTAGGCCGCGTCGAGAAACCGGCGGCGCACCTCGGGTGGTGGGATCGGGCAGGTGTCGTACGTGCCCCCGACGTGATAGCGGAACGCCGCGAAGGCAGCGTACACCCGATCGCGCAGCGGTGCCGGGATGGCGCGCGCCGCCAGC is a window from the Mycolicibacterium poriferae genome containing:
- a CDS encoding TetR/AcrR family transcriptional regulator, whose product is MSTPTAPTADSDKQAQARLEVSRHACALFWERGFAGTSGDDIAAAAGLSTRTVWRYFRSKESCVEPVLAQSAHRFIELAWQWPPELSLAEHMAAHMAAHPLTAQQIADEVSALRIATMSTSDPALRTAYLMVHDEMERAFVPVLARRLGLPEDHLTARLCAAAVTGAFRVIDEDVGHRAIIKKEKVTQEEALALIDLAIRDATNGRVGGPVSP
- a CDS encoding cation:proton antiporter, whose product is MPAETAIQFFLQLAVILLACRLAGLFAQRLGQPPVIGEMIAGVVLGPSLLGRLWPEVQDALFPPGPTNVVLYTTAQIGLVLYMFVIGLNFDVDHIRQRAGTAAAVSAAGTLAPLALGAIAAVPLLNHGGYFGADVSPAMAMLFLGASIAITAFPMLARIIFEKGLSGTTLGSLALACGATTDAISWCILAVVLAAHGGTPATAVVAIVGGLAYAVVLLTAGRRVLRRLDRPSGQETIGAPVLSTVLILLMACAWITDTIGIYAIFGAFVLGVAMPSGHFARRLTDRIEPLTTALLLPLFFVYSGLNTEIGLVNTPTLWAVTLGLLVVAIAGKGVACAAAARLSKVPAREAVALGALMNARGLIELILLNIGLEAGIITPTLFTMLVLVAIVTTLMASPIFEAAYGRGRVASG
- a CDS encoding FAD-dependent monooxygenase — encoded protein: MAPHAVISGAGIAGPALAHELGARGWNTTVVERYPARRDEGQNVDVRGAAREVARRMGIDDAIRAANTGEIGTRFVKSDGTAAASFPVTSRGENDGPTAELEILRGELSRILVERTTADTDYRFDTQITAVDDRGDRVDVALSDGTSVDADLLVIAEGLHSRSRRFVTPVEVNDLGMYFAYATVARSEHDDLWWNWQHATGSRSVHLRPDNLGTTRAILTFLSDVRGFEDLDRAGQLTILRRTFADVGGAAQRVLAELDNGAPMYFSVAGQLRSPTWSKGRVALLGDAAFCNATFGGAGTSLALIGAYILAGELSTADDTIAALQSYQHRMRPFTAAAPRVRAEVLRLANPRTRAGIRLLHSAVGVAAGPVGKAVSAVTGRGLAAIGGDTLPLPDYPDATRPRP
- a CDS encoding DUF3159 domain-containing protein, encoding MTEAQTKPSLLTQMGGVSGMVYAGLPSVVFVVANAAADLRAAVMLGVGAGAGIAGLRLLRREPLQPALSGLLGVAVGAVIAYRTGDAKDFFVVGIWASLLLALVFLASILVRRPLVGVIWSALSGSKQTWRTDRTALIGYDIATLAVTAVFAARFVVQNWLYSVDATGWLAFARIAMGYPLMGVALVVVVWAVRRSGRRGAAHPADA
- a CDS encoding S9 family peptidase, with translation MALPALIPVEDFFKPPTRAAATLSPDGTKLAFLAPWQNRLNVWIEDLDSSESPAEPRCVTTDANRSVFHYEWTDDPRWLIYLQDTNGDENWHVFRVDLDDPGAAAVDLTPFPGAMALPVREVKDGKTGVMVNNREPTLLDLHELDIVTGELTLIAENPGQVNNWLNNDKGDVLATSLTPEGHLELSRWDGERLSHVATFDGSDYPVGIDPMVITPEGTGVWMGSNRDTDRTRLVHVDLTTGEETEVDSHPEFDVDPRSTVSPMMPAPLIQHRRTGALLAVRYLGERQVIRPLDPDFAEVLARLEALSVGDITRLSSDEAGRRWVVGFNDDRDPGATYLYDHSSGQSRLLYRPLPHLAPESMAPMRPVTIPSRDGLALHSYLTLPVGVEPDKLPLVLVVHGGPWYRDSWGFDAGVQMLANRGYAVLQVNFRGSTGYGKAFLKAAIGEFAGKMHDDLIDGVNWAVEQGYADPDRVAIFGGSYGGYATLVGVTVTPDVFAAAIDYVGISDLANFMRTLPPIARPHLANNWHAYVGDPDDPDQLADMRKRSPITMVDQIRTPLLVIQGANDVRVVQAESDNLVNALRDRGVEVDYLVQSTEGHGAVNPETVIEMYQKVSEFLAHHLGGRA